A single genomic interval of Rhododendron vialii isolate Sample 1 chromosome 3a, ASM3025357v1 harbors:
- the LOC131320797 gene encoding OVARIAN TUMOR DOMAIN-containing deubiquitinating enzyme 4-like isoform X2, which produces MVCSRFSSYVKNVVRLRGCAQRRMSNHTNGIVFQTPTTSCGFCISSGQSKLKYSGKYFAKTNSFSSFIGFQASQGSCFRPFSLTQRSNWHSLTIESEVRSTQPQKICFDFSSGCQNMKFKLSVPNLGIIHKVKCNVGPLSWPRGCASAGLIGGLLVCNSTSEPVHAEAAHSEDNQEDPSVTFSHGKKVYTDYSITGIPGDGRCLFRSVAHGACLRSGKPAPNESLQRELADDLRARVADEFVKRRTETEWMPITVFMHDPDSGGLITIAEYGQQQYGKENPIKVLYHGFGHYDALQIPGKKGAPSRL; this is translated from the exons ATGGTTTGTTCTCGCTTCAGTTCTTATGTGAAAAATGTGGTCCGCTTGAGAGGGTGTGCACAAAGACGGATGAGTAACCACACAAATGGAATCGTTTTTCAAACCCCGACCACATCATGTGGTTTCTGTATTTCCAGTGGCCAATCCAAGCTGAAATATAGTGGCAAATATTTTGCCAAGACAAACTCTTTTTCATCATTTATTGGCTTCCAAGCATCACAGGGGAGTTGTTTTCGTCCTTTCAGTTTAACGCAGAGGAGCAACTGGCATTCTCTAACTATTGAAAGTGAAGTTAGATCTACACAACCCCAGAAGATATGCTTTGATTTTTCATCTGGGTGCCAAAACATGAAGTTCAAGCTTTCGGTTCCAAATCTAGGGATTATTCACAAAGTAAAATGTAACGTGGGACCACTATCTTGGCCGCGAGGATGTGCATCTGCAGGCTTAATTGGTGGACTATTGGTTTGTAATTCGACTTCTGAACCAGTACATGCTGAAGCTGCCCATTCAGAGGACAACCAAGAAGACCCATCTGTCACCTTTTCTCATGGGAAGAAAGTCTACACTGACTACTCTATAACTG GCATACCAGGGGACGGAAGATGTTTGTTTCGCTCTGTTGCTCATGGCGCTTGTCTACGATCAGGGAAACCTGCTCCAAATGAGAGCCTTCAGAGGGAATTAGCAGATGATTTACGGGCTAGA gtGGCTGATGAATTTGTTAAAAGACGAACAGAGACGGAGTG GATGCCAATAACGGTATTCATGCATGATCCGGATTCAGGCGGGTTGATAACCATTGCTGAGTATGGGCAACAACAGTATGGCAAGGAGAATCCCATCAAAGTACTGTATCATGGCTTTGGCCATTACGACGCGTTGCAGATTCCAGGGAAGAAGGGTGCCCCATCAAGACTCTAG
- the LOC131320797 gene encoding OVARIAN TUMOR DOMAIN-containing deubiquitinating enzyme 4-like isoform X1 — protein sequence MVCSRFSSYVKNVVRLRGCAQRRMSNHTNGIVFQTPTTSCGFCISSGQSKLKYSGKYFAKTNSFSSFIGFQASQGSCFRPFSLTQRSNWHSLTIESEVRSTQPQKICFDFSSGCQNMKFKLSVPNLGIIHKVKCNVGPLSWPRGCASAGLIGGLLVCNSTSEPVHAEAAHSEDNQEDPSVTFSHGKKVYTDYSITGIPGDGRCLFRSVAHGACLRSGKPAPNESLQRELADDLRARVADEFVKRRTETEWFVEGNFDTYVSQMRKPHVWGGEPELFMASHVLQMPITVFMHDPDSGGLITIAEYGQQQYGKENPIKVLYHGFGHYDALQIPGKKGAPSRL from the exons ATGGTTTGTTCTCGCTTCAGTTCTTATGTGAAAAATGTGGTCCGCTTGAGAGGGTGTGCACAAAGACGGATGAGTAACCACACAAATGGAATCGTTTTTCAAACCCCGACCACATCATGTGGTTTCTGTATTTCCAGTGGCCAATCCAAGCTGAAATATAGTGGCAAATATTTTGCCAAGACAAACTCTTTTTCATCATTTATTGGCTTCCAAGCATCACAGGGGAGTTGTTTTCGTCCTTTCAGTTTAACGCAGAGGAGCAACTGGCATTCTCTAACTATTGAAAGTGAAGTTAGATCTACACAACCCCAGAAGATATGCTTTGATTTTTCATCTGGGTGCCAAAACATGAAGTTCAAGCTTTCGGTTCCAAATCTAGGGATTATTCACAAAGTAAAATGTAACGTGGGACCACTATCTTGGCCGCGAGGATGTGCATCTGCAGGCTTAATTGGTGGACTATTGGTTTGTAATTCGACTTCTGAACCAGTACATGCTGAAGCTGCCCATTCAGAGGACAACCAAGAAGACCCATCTGTCACCTTTTCTCATGGGAAGAAAGTCTACACTGACTACTCTATAACTG GCATACCAGGGGACGGAAGATGTTTGTTTCGCTCTGTTGCTCATGGCGCTTGTCTACGATCAGGGAAACCTGCTCCAAATGAGAGCCTTCAGAGGGAATTAGCAGATGATTTACGGGCTAGA gtGGCTGATGAATTTGTTAAAAGACGAACAGAGACGGAGTG GTTTGTAGAGGGAAATTTTGATACTTACGTATCACAAATGCGGAAGCCACATGTATGGGGAGGTGAGCCTGAATTATTCATGGCTTCACATGTTCTCCA GATGCCAATAACGGTATTCATGCATGATCCGGATTCAGGCGGGTTGATAACCATTGCTGAGTATGGGCAACAACAGTATGGCAAGGAGAATCCCATCAAAGTACTGTATCATGGCTTTGGCCATTACGACGCGTTGCAGATTCCAGGGAAGAAGGGTGCCCCATCAAGACTCTAG